A window of the Cicer arietinum cultivar CDC Frontier isolate Library 1 chromosome 6, Cicar.CDCFrontier_v2.0, whole genome shotgun sequence genome harbors these coding sequences:
- the LOC101507737 gene encoding histone deacetylase 9 isoform X4, giving the protein MIFISRWKFMITPDTQHLFSNELAKYNLGEDCPVFDNLFEFCQIYAGGTIDAACRLNNKLCDIAINWAGGLHHAKKCEASGFCYINDLVLGILELLKHHARVLYIDIDVHHGDGVEEAFYFTDRVMTVSFHKYGDMFFPGTGDAKEIGEREGKFYAINVPLKDGIDDSSFTRLFKTIISKVVETYQPGAIVLQCGADSLAGDRLGCFNLSIDGHAECVRFVKRFNLPLLVTGGGGYTKENVARCWTVETGVLLDTELPNEIPENVYIKYFGPDFSLKIPHGHIENLNSKSYLSTIKMQVLENLRCIQHAPSVQMQEVPPDFYIPEFDEDLQNPDERIDQHTQDKHIQRDDEYYEGDNDNDHQMDIA; this is encoded by the exons ATGATCTTCATAAGCAGATGGAAGTTTAT GATTACGCCTGACACTCAGCACTTGTTCTCAAATGAACTAGCAAAAT ATAATCTCGGAGAAGACTGCCCTGTATTTGACaacttatttgaattttgtcAGATTTACGCTGGTGGAACTATAG ATGCTGCATGTCGATTGAACAATAAACTGTGTGATATTGCTATAAACTGGGCTGGTGGGCTACATCATGCTAAGAAATGTGAAGCCTCTGGATTTTGTTACATCAATGACTTAGTTTTAGGGATATTAGAGCTTCTTAAACATCATGCCCGTGTTTTATACATTGATATAGATGTGCACCATGGAGATGGTGTAGAAGAAGCCTTCTACTTTACTGACAG GGTGATGACTGTCAGTTTTCACAAGTATGGAGATATGTTCTTTCCAGGAACTGGTGATGCTAAG GAAATAGGAGAAAGAGAAGGAAAGTTTTATGCCATAAATGTCCCACTCAAGGATGGAATTGATGACTCTAGCTTCACTAGACTTTTCAAGACT ATTATATCTAAAGTAGTTGAAACATATCAACCTGGTGCAATAGTTCTCCAGTGTGGAGCTGATTCACTTGCTGGAGATCGCTTAGGCTGCTTCAATCTCTCTATTGATG GCCATGCTGAATGTGTTAGATTCGTGAAGAGATTTAATTTGCCCTTACTG GTCACTGGAGGTGGAGGATACACAAAAGAAAATGTTGCTCGATGTTGGACAGTTGAAACTGGAGTTCTTCTTGATACGGAACTTCCAAATG AGATCCCAGAGAatgtttatattaaatattttggacCAGACTTCTCATTGAAGATTCCACATGGGCACATA GAAAATTTAAATAGCAAATCCTATCTTAGCACTATAAAAATGCAAGTCTTGGAAAACCTGCGCTGCATCCAACATGCTCCGAGTGTACAAATGCAAGAG GTCCCACCTGACTTCTACATTCCCGAGTTTGATGAAGATTTGCAGAACCCTGACGAGCGCATTGATC AGCACACTCAAGACAAGCACATCCAGCGGGACGATGAATATTATGAAGGTGACAATGACAACGATCATCAAATGGATATTGCATGA
- the LOC101507737 gene encoding histone deacetylase 9 isoform X1, whose product MRSKNRISYFYDGDVGSVYFGPNHPMKPHRLCMTHHLVLSYDLHKQMEVYRPHKAYPVELAQFHSADYVEFLHRITPDTQHLFSNELAKYNLGEDCPVFDNLFEFCQIYAGGTIDAACRLNNKLCDIAINWAGGLHHAKKCEASGFCYINDLVLGILELLKHHARVLYIDIDVHHGDGVEEAFYFTDRVMTVSFHKYGDMFFPGTGDAKEIGEREGKFYAINVPLKDGIDDSSFTRLFKTIISKVVETYQPGAIVLQCGADSLAGDRLGCFNLSIDGHAECVRFVKRFNLPLLVTGGGGYTKENVARCWTVETGVLLDTELPNEIPENVYIKYFGPDFSLKIPHGHIENLNSKSYLSTIKMQVLENLRCIQHAPSVQMQEVPPDFYIPEFDEDLQNPDERIDQHTQDKHIQRDDEYYEGDNDNDHQMDIA is encoded by the exons ATGCGCTCCAAGAACAGAATCTCTTACTTTTACGACG GTGATGTGGGTAGTGTTTACTTTGGGCCGAACCATCCCATGAAGCCTCATCGGCTTTGCATGACTCATCATCTTGTTCTCTCGTATGATCTTCATAAGCAGATGGAAGTTTAT CGCCCACACAAGGCTTATCCTGTTGAGCTTGCCCAGTTTCATTCCGCTGATTATGTTGAGTTTTTGCACAGGATTACGCCTGACACTCAGCACTTGTTCTCAAATGAACTAGCAAAAT ATAATCTCGGAGAAGACTGCCCTGTATTTGACaacttatttgaattttgtcAGATTTACGCTGGTGGAACTATAG ATGCTGCATGTCGATTGAACAATAAACTGTGTGATATTGCTATAAACTGGGCTGGTGGGCTACATCATGCTAAGAAATGTGAAGCCTCTGGATTTTGTTACATCAATGACTTAGTTTTAGGGATATTAGAGCTTCTTAAACATCATGCCCGTGTTTTATACATTGATATAGATGTGCACCATGGAGATGGTGTAGAAGAAGCCTTCTACTTTACTGACAG GGTGATGACTGTCAGTTTTCACAAGTATGGAGATATGTTCTTTCCAGGAACTGGTGATGCTAAG GAAATAGGAGAAAGAGAAGGAAAGTTTTATGCCATAAATGTCCCACTCAAGGATGGAATTGATGACTCTAGCTTCACTAGACTTTTCAAGACT ATTATATCTAAAGTAGTTGAAACATATCAACCTGGTGCAATAGTTCTCCAGTGTGGAGCTGATTCACTTGCTGGAGATCGCTTAGGCTGCTTCAATCTCTCTATTGATG GCCATGCTGAATGTGTTAGATTCGTGAAGAGATTTAATTTGCCCTTACTG GTCACTGGAGGTGGAGGATACACAAAAGAAAATGTTGCTCGATGTTGGACAGTTGAAACTGGAGTTCTTCTTGATACGGAACTTCCAAATG AGATCCCAGAGAatgtttatattaaatattttggacCAGACTTCTCATTGAAGATTCCACATGGGCACATA GAAAATTTAAATAGCAAATCCTATCTTAGCACTATAAAAATGCAAGTCTTGGAAAACCTGCGCTGCATCCAACATGCTCCGAGTGTACAAATGCAAGAG GTCCCACCTGACTTCTACATTCCCGAGTTTGATGAAGATTTGCAGAACCCTGACGAGCGCATTGATC AGCACACTCAAGACAAGCACATCCAGCGGGACGATGAATATTATGAAGGTGACAATGACAACGATCATCAAATGGATATTGCATGA
- the LOC101507737 gene encoding histone deacetylase 9 isoform X2, protein MRSKNRISYFYDGDVGSVYFGPNHPMKPHRLCMTHHLVLSYDLHKQMEVYVSNTCCLFHFYLITPDTQHLFSNELAKYNLGEDCPVFDNLFEFCQIYAGGTIDAACRLNNKLCDIAINWAGGLHHAKKCEASGFCYINDLVLGILELLKHHARVLYIDIDVHHGDGVEEAFYFTDRVMTVSFHKYGDMFFPGTGDAKEIGEREGKFYAINVPLKDGIDDSSFTRLFKTIISKVVETYQPGAIVLQCGADSLAGDRLGCFNLSIDGHAECVRFVKRFNLPLLVTGGGGYTKENVARCWTVETGVLLDTELPNEIPENVYIKYFGPDFSLKIPHGHIENLNSKSYLSTIKMQVLENLRCIQHAPSVQMQEVPPDFYIPEFDEDLQNPDERIDQHTQDKHIQRDDEYYEGDNDNDHQMDIA, encoded by the exons ATGCGCTCCAAGAACAGAATCTCTTACTTTTACGACG GTGATGTGGGTAGTGTTTACTTTGGGCCGAACCATCCCATGAAGCCTCATCGGCTTTGCATGACTCATCATCTTGTTCTCTCGTATGATCTTCATAAGCAGATGGAAGTTTATGTCAGTAACACATGTTGCctgtttcatttttattt GATTACGCCTGACACTCAGCACTTGTTCTCAAATGAACTAGCAAAAT ATAATCTCGGAGAAGACTGCCCTGTATTTGACaacttatttgaattttgtcAGATTTACGCTGGTGGAACTATAG ATGCTGCATGTCGATTGAACAATAAACTGTGTGATATTGCTATAAACTGGGCTGGTGGGCTACATCATGCTAAGAAATGTGAAGCCTCTGGATTTTGTTACATCAATGACTTAGTTTTAGGGATATTAGAGCTTCTTAAACATCATGCCCGTGTTTTATACATTGATATAGATGTGCACCATGGAGATGGTGTAGAAGAAGCCTTCTACTTTACTGACAG GGTGATGACTGTCAGTTTTCACAAGTATGGAGATATGTTCTTTCCAGGAACTGGTGATGCTAAG GAAATAGGAGAAAGAGAAGGAAAGTTTTATGCCATAAATGTCCCACTCAAGGATGGAATTGATGACTCTAGCTTCACTAGACTTTTCAAGACT ATTATATCTAAAGTAGTTGAAACATATCAACCTGGTGCAATAGTTCTCCAGTGTGGAGCTGATTCACTTGCTGGAGATCGCTTAGGCTGCTTCAATCTCTCTATTGATG GCCATGCTGAATGTGTTAGATTCGTGAAGAGATTTAATTTGCCCTTACTG GTCACTGGAGGTGGAGGATACACAAAAGAAAATGTTGCTCGATGTTGGACAGTTGAAACTGGAGTTCTTCTTGATACGGAACTTCCAAATG AGATCCCAGAGAatgtttatattaaatattttggacCAGACTTCTCATTGAAGATTCCACATGGGCACATA GAAAATTTAAATAGCAAATCCTATCTTAGCACTATAAAAATGCAAGTCTTGGAAAACCTGCGCTGCATCCAACATGCTCCGAGTGTACAAATGCAAGAG GTCCCACCTGACTTCTACATTCCCGAGTTTGATGAAGATTTGCAGAACCCTGACGAGCGCATTGATC AGCACACTCAAGACAAGCACATCCAGCGGGACGATGAATATTATGAAGGTGACAATGACAACGATCATCAAATGGATATTGCATGA
- the LOC101507737 gene encoding histone deacetylase 9 isoform X3, which translates to MLPVSFLFRPHKAYPVELAQFHSADYVEFLHRITPDTQHLFSNELAKYNLGEDCPVFDNLFEFCQIYAGGTIDAACRLNNKLCDIAINWAGGLHHAKKCEASGFCYINDLVLGILELLKHHARVLYIDIDVHHGDGVEEAFYFTDRVMTVSFHKYGDMFFPGTGDAKEIGEREGKFYAINVPLKDGIDDSSFTRLFKTIISKVVETYQPGAIVLQCGADSLAGDRLGCFNLSIDGHAECVRFVKRFNLPLLVTGGGGYTKENVARCWTVETGVLLDTELPNEIPENVYIKYFGPDFSLKIPHGHIENLNSKSYLSTIKMQVLENLRCIQHAPSVQMQEVPPDFYIPEFDEDLQNPDERIDQHTQDKHIQRDDEYYEGDNDNDHQMDIA; encoded by the exons ATGTTGCctgtttcatttttattt CGCCCACACAAGGCTTATCCTGTTGAGCTTGCCCAGTTTCATTCCGCTGATTATGTTGAGTTTTTGCACAGGATTACGCCTGACACTCAGCACTTGTTCTCAAATGAACTAGCAAAAT ATAATCTCGGAGAAGACTGCCCTGTATTTGACaacttatttgaattttgtcAGATTTACGCTGGTGGAACTATAG ATGCTGCATGTCGATTGAACAATAAACTGTGTGATATTGCTATAAACTGGGCTGGTGGGCTACATCATGCTAAGAAATGTGAAGCCTCTGGATTTTGTTACATCAATGACTTAGTTTTAGGGATATTAGAGCTTCTTAAACATCATGCCCGTGTTTTATACATTGATATAGATGTGCACCATGGAGATGGTGTAGAAGAAGCCTTCTACTTTACTGACAG GGTGATGACTGTCAGTTTTCACAAGTATGGAGATATGTTCTTTCCAGGAACTGGTGATGCTAAG GAAATAGGAGAAAGAGAAGGAAAGTTTTATGCCATAAATGTCCCACTCAAGGATGGAATTGATGACTCTAGCTTCACTAGACTTTTCAAGACT ATTATATCTAAAGTAGTTGAAACATATCAACCTGGTGCAATAGTTCTCCAGTGTGGAGCTGATTCACTTGCTGGAGATCGCTTAGGCTGCTTCAATCTCTCTATTGATG GCCATGCTGAATGTGTTAGATTCGTGAAGAGATTTAATTTGCCCTTACTG GTCACTGGAGGTGGAGGATACACAAAAGAAAATGTTGCTCGATGTTGGACAGTTGAAACTGGAGTTCTTCTTGATACGGAACTTCCAAATG AGATCCCAGAGAatgtttatattaaatattttggacCAGACTTCTCATTGAAGATTCCACATGGGCACATA GAAAATTTAAATAGCAAATCCTATCTTAGCACTATAAAAATGCAAGTCTTGGAAAACCTGCGCTGCATCCAACATGCTCCGAGTGTACAAATGCAAGAG GTCCCACCTGACTTCTACATTCCCGAGTTTGATGAAGATTTGCAGAACCCTGACGAGCGCATTGATC AGCACACTCAAGACAAGCACATCCAGCGGGACGATGAATATTATGAAGGTGACAATGACAACGATCATCAAATGGATATTGCATGA